A region from the Posidoniimonas polymericola genome encodes:
- the sthA gene encoding Si-specific NAD(P)(+) transhydrogenase, whose product MKKYDCIVIGTGPAGQKAAIQAAKLGKSVAIIEKNNVLGGAQVNTGTIPSKALREAVLHLTGANRKGMFGQSYRIKQDVAMSDLASLSQQVMRREWDIIRSQFDRNGVELIWGKAKFTGPNTVEIDSPDGMQSLEGDKFLVAVGTRPAKPPHIPFNGHSIVTSDELLKLDKIPKTMIVVGGGVIGSEYATILATLGVRVTLVEGRSDVLGFLDHEITGAFQYFMRQKGITLRLGEKVDSIAEVDSTASGSKQRLVEAQLESGKTLRAETLLFAVGRQGVCGALGLDQVGIEYDDRERLHVNEHYQTNVEHVYAAGDVIGFPALASTSMEQGRRAVCHAFGVCDVRNYNTELFPFGIYAVPEISMVGHTEEELTREGIPYEAGIAQYREIARCQLLGDEQGMLKMLIHQETHKLLGVHIIGTGATELVHIGQAVMALGGTAEFFVDNVFNFPTLAECYKVAAYNGLNKLNHV is encoded by the coding sequence ATGAAAAAGTACGACTGCATCGTTATCGGGACCGGCCCCGCCGGCCAGAAGGCGGCCATCCAGGCTGCCAAGCTCGGCAAGAGCGTCGCGATTATCGAGAAGAACAACGTTCTGGGCGGCGCGCAGGTCAACACCGGCACCATCCCCAGCAAGGCCCTCCGCGAGGCCGTGCTGCACCTGACCGGCGCCAACCGCAAGGGGATGTTTGGCCAGTCCTACCGCATCAAGCAGGACGTCGCGATGAGCGACCTCGCTAGCCTGTCGCAGCAGGTGATGCGGCGGGAGTGGGACATCATCCGCAGCCAGTTCGACCGCAACGGCGTCGAACTGATCTGGGGCAAGGCCAAGTTTACCGGGCCGAACACCGTCGAGATCGACAGCCCCGACGGCATGCAGAGCCTCGAGGGCGACAAGTTCTTGGTCGCCGTCGGCACGCGGCCCGCCAAGCCGCCCCACATCCCGTTCAACGGCCACTCGATCGTCACTAGCGACGAGCTGCTCAAGCTCGACAAGATCCCCAAGACGATGATCGTCGTGGGCGGCGGCGTGATCGGCAGCGAGTACGCCACGATCCTCGCCACGCTCGGCGTGCGGGTCACCCTGGTCGAGGGCCGCAGCGACGTGCTCGGCTTCCTCGACCACGAGATCACCGGCGCCTTCCAGTACTTTATGCGGCAGAAGGGCATCACCCTCCGCCTGGGCGAGAAGGTCGACAGCATCGCCGAGGTCGACTCCACGGCCTCTGGGTCGAAGCAGCGGCTCGTCGAGGCGCAGCTCGAGAGCGGCAAGACCCTCCGCGCCGAGACCCTCCTGTTCGCCGTCGGCCGCCAGGGCGTGTGCGGCGCGCTGGGCCTCGATCAGGTCGGCATCGAGTACGACGACCGCGAACGCCTGCACGTCAACGAGCACTACCAGACCAACGTCGAGCACGTCTACGCCGCCGGCGATGTCATCGGCTTCCCGGCCCTGGCCTCGACCAGCATGGAGCAGGGCCGCCGCGCCGTCTGCCACGCCTTCGGCGTCTGCGACGTGCGGAACTACAACACCGAGCTGTTCCCGTTCGGCATCTACGCCGTGCCCGAGATCTCGATGGTCGGCCACACCGAGGAGGAGCTCACCCGCGAGGGCATCCCCTACGAGGCCGGCATCGCCCAGTACCGCGAGATCGCCCGCTGCCAGCTCCTCGGCGACGAGCAGGGCATGCTCAAGATGCTGATCCATCAGGAGACCCACAAGCTCCTGGGCGTGCACATCATCGGCACCGGCGCCACCGAGCTGGTCCACATCGGCCAGGCCGTGATGGCCCTCGGCGGCACGGCCGAGTTCTTCGTCGACAACGTGTTCAACTTCCCGACGCTGGCCGAGTGCTACAAGGTCGCCGCGTACAACGGGCTCAACAAGCTGAACCACGTGTAA
- the scpB gene encoding SMC-Scp complex subunit ScpB codes for MSLQRLTAAFAQMLGDAPADDADAHDPSTDLSAGFSGAVDPDAVCPKRIVEAILFVGADGGRPRTAEELAAAMRDVTTEDVREAVAQLNAEYERDASAMVVTDRAEGYKLQLREELGRVRDKFYGRVKEVRLSPKALEVLSVVAYRQPTTAAAIDKARGVPSSTLLAQLVRRGLVRCDCGGDGQPSRYSTTGRFLRFFGLDSVEQLPRAAELDD; via the coding sequence TTGTCGCTGCAGCGCCTGACCGCGGCGTTTGCGCAGATGCTGGGAGATGCTCCGGCGGACGACGCCGATGCCCACGACCCGTCGACGGACCTGTCCGCCGGTTTCTCCGGCGCGGTCGACCCCGACGCCGTCTGCCCGAAGCGGATTGTCGAGGCGATCCTGTTTGTCGGTGCCGACGGGGGCCGACCTCGGACCGCCGAGGAACTCGCCGCCGCGATGCGCGACGTCACAACCGAGGACGTCCGCGAGGCGGTCGCGCAGCTCAACGCCGAGTACGAACGCGACGCCTCGGCGATGGTCGTCACCGACCGCGCCGAGGGCTACAAGCTGCAGCTCCGCGAGGAACTGGGCCGCGTGCGGGACAAGTTCTACGGACGCGTCAAGGAGGTGCGGTTGTCGCCCAAAGCGCTCGAGGTCTTGTCGGTGGTCGCCTACCGTCAGCCGACCACTGCGGCCGCAATCGACAAGGCCCGCGGCGTGCCAAGCTCGACGCTGCTCGCGCAGCTGGTCCGCCGGGGTCTGGTCCGCTGCGACTGCGGCGGCGACGGGCAGCCAAGCCGCTACTCGACCACCGGCCGCTTCCTGCGATTCTTCGGTTTGGATAGCGTCGAGCAGCTGCCGCGTGCCGCAGAACTCGACGACTGA
- the rpe gene encoding ribulose-phosphate 3-epimerase — protein MPSSRSRESIAALLRQHAPVLLPSLLACDFANLASEVKAIEAAGAHALHLDVMDGHFVPNLSFGLPVVEAIRALTDLPLDVHLMIDNPAEYAQRYRDAGADCITVHAEVLDDPRPLLEEIRASGALAGLSLNPPTPLEQILPALPHCDLVLVMSVMPGFGGQQFDPVALEKLSRLRDDPDCRALLEVDGGVNQSTIARCTAAGADLLVAGTAVFGADDYCERVDSLNRLARSGRAG, from the coding sequence ATGCCCTCCAGCCGCAGCCGCGAATCGATCGCCGCCCTGCTCCGCCAGCACGCCCCCGTGCTGCTGCCGTCGCTGCTGGCGTGCGATTTCGCCAACCTCGCCAGCGAGGTGAAGGCGATCGAGGCCGCCGGCGCCCACGCCCTGCACCTCGACGTGATGGACGGTCACTTCGTTCCGAACCTGTCGTTCGGACTGCCGGTGGTCGAGGCGATCCGCGCGCTGACCGACCTGCCGCTGGACGTGCACCTAATGATCGACAATCCGGCCGAGTACGCCCAGCGCTACCGCGACGCCGGGGCCGACTGCATCACCGTGCACGCCGAGGTGCTCGACGACCCGCGGCCGCTGCTGGAGGAGATCCGCGCGTCGGGCGCATTGGCCGGGTTGTCGCTCAACCCGCCGACGCCGCTCGAGCAGATCCTGCCGGCCCTGCCGCACTGCGACCTGGTGCTCGTCATGAGCGTGATGCCGGGCTTCGGCGGGCAACAGTTCGACCCGGTCGCCCTCGAGAAGCTGAGCCGCCTCCGCGACGACCCAGACTGCCGGGCCCTGCTCGAGGTCGACGGCGGCGTCAATCAATCCACGATCGCCCGCTGCACGGCGGCGGGCGCCGATTTGTTGGTCGCCGGCACCGCGGTGTTTGGCGCCGACGACTACTGTGAACGCGTCGACTCGCTGAACCGGCTTGCCCGCTCGGGCCGCGCAGGTTAG
- a CDS encoding histidine phosphatase family protein — MLRILLVTPGATEYDQQGRIQGNLDIPLCADGREQVADVIGELGEFHPEAVYASPCESCEQTAKELGAAFDVRPKSVEKLANLDHGLWQGMLIEDVKTKQPKVFRQWREQPETVCPPQGETVQAAEERVGEVLRKVLKKHKSHDSVVLVVPEPLASLVRHLLRKDALTDFWGREPGHASWEAIETPAAIGGA, encoded by the coding sequence ATGCTCCGCATTCTCCTCGTCACCCCCGGCGCCACCGAGTACGACCAGCAGGGCCGTATCCAGGGCAACCTGGACATCCCGCTGTGCGCGGACGGTCGCGAGCAGGTCGCCGACGTGATCGGCGAGCTGGGCGAATTCCATCCCGAGGCGGTGTACGCGTCGCCGTGCGAGTCGTGCGAGCAGACCGCCAAGGAATTGGGCGCCGCGTTTGACGTTCGGCCGAAGTCGGTGGAGAAGCTGGCCAACCTCGACCACGGCCTGTGGCAGGGGATGCTGATCGAGGACGTTAAGACCAAGCAGCCAAAGGTTTTTCGTCAATGGCGTGAGCAGCCAGAGACTGTCTGCCCGCCGCAGGGCGAGACCGTCCAGGCGGCCGAGGAGCGGGTTGGCGAGGTGCTCCGCAAGGTGCTCAAGAAGCACAAATCGCACGATTCCGTGGTGCTGGTCGTCCCCGAACCGCTTGCCAGCCTGGTTCGCCACCTGCTGCGGAAGGACGCGTTGACCGACTTCTGGGGGCGGGAGCCGGGGCACGCCAGCTGGGAGGCGATCGAGACCCCCGCCGCCATCGGTGGTGCGTAA
- the accD gene encoding acetyl-CoA carboxylase, carboxyltransferase subunit beta → MQRSPSMATGESTPTGPREKRGVPSGLWIRCQDCGETIFRKTATEQMNVCPMCGHHMYLSAVDRVRHMLDEGTFEEWDADLMPTDPLGFADKKPYAQRIVAEQKRTGLRDAALTGSGMIRARRVAFGVTDSAFIMGSMGSVVGERLTRLVERATDQHLPLIITSGSGGGARMHEGILSLMQMAKVSAALARYDQAGGLFISVLTNPTMGGVAASFASLGDLIFAEPKALIGFAGPRTIKATLRTELPEGFQTSEFLLAHGYIDRIVRRADLKTEIARAIDYCGK, encoded by the coding sequence ATGCAACGGTCCCCCTCCATGGCGACAGGCGAATCGACTCCCACCGGCCCGCGTGAAAAGCGTGGCGTGCCCAGCGGGTTGTGGATCCGCTGCCAGGACTGCGGCGAGACCATCTTCCGCAAGACCGCCACCGAGCAGATGAACGTCTGCCCGATGTGCGGCCACCACATGTACCTTAGCGCGGTCGACCGCGTCAGGCACATGCTCGACGAGGGGACCTTCGAGGAGTGGGACGCGGACCTGATGCCGACCGACCCACTCGGCTTTGCCGACAAGAAGCCGTACGCCCAGCGGATCGTCGCCGAGCAGAAGCGGACCGGGCTGCGGGACGCGGCCCTGACCGGCTCGGGCATGATCCGCGCCCGGCGGGTGGCGTTCGGCGTCACGGACTCGGCCTTCATCATGGGCAGCATGGGCTCGGTGGTGGGCGAGCGGCTCACCCGCCTGGTGGAGCGTGCGACCGACCAGCACCTGCCGCTGATCATCACCAGCGGCTCGGGCGGCGGCGCCCGGATGCACGAGGGCATCTTGTCGCTGATGCAGATGGCGAAGGTCTCAGCGGCGTTGGCCCGCTACGACCAGGCCGGCGGCCTGTTCATCAGCGTGCTGACCAACCCGACGATGGGCGGCGTCGCGGCGAGCTTTGCCTCGCTGGGCGACTTGATCTTCGCCGAGCCGAAGGCGCTGATCGGTTTCGCCGGCCCCCGCACCATCAAGGCGACCCTGCGGACCGAGTTGCCCGAGGGCTTCCAGACGAGCGAGTTCCTGCTCGCTCACGGCTACATCGACCGCATCGTCCGCCGCGCCGACCTCAAGACCGAGATCGCCCGCGCGATCGACTACTGCGGCAAGTAA
- the cimA gene encoding citramalate synthase codes for MQIEIYDTTLRDGAQGEGVNFSLDDKVLIARRLDEVGVDFVEGGYPLSNPKDAEFFQRIAADPLKHSKLCAFGMTRRRGMKPADDPGMKSLMDSQAPVVTIVGKTSDFHVAEVLRVSEQENIDMIAETIAYFVGEGREVIYDAEHCFDGLKINEAYALQTLTAAADAGAMRIVMCDTNGGTMPEEVAHYVKLVQEAVDKPVGIHTHNDCELAIANSLAAVDAGATHVQGTINGFGERCGNADLISVMANLGLKKKGYQVLGGKQTEHLTELSRYVYEIANMGYRINQPFVGASAFAHKGGMHVHAVNRVAHSYEHIPPESVGNERRVLVSELSGRSNILAMATKLNLQEDKELMDRILHEVVELENQGYQFEAAEASFALLVQRIAGTFAPHFELVKYHVSTESRGGVSLNEGPVTEATVKLSIDDEIEHRVAEGDGPINALDGALRKALKGRFPALAQMQLVDYKVRVINSEAATAASVRVIIETRDSDGETWGTVGVNENVIQASWDALVDSFEYKLAKEGRA; via the coding sequence ATGCAAATCGAAATCTACGACACCACCCTCCGCGACGGCGCCCAGGGCGAGGGCGTGAACTTCTCTCTGGACGACAAGGTGCTCATCGCCCGGCGGCTGGACGAGGTGGGCGTCGATTTCGTCGAGGGGGGCTACCCGCTCTCTAACCCCAAGGACGCCGAGTTTTTCCAGCGGATCGCCGCCGACCCGCTCAAGCACAGCAAGTTGTGCGCGTTCGGCATGACCCGCCGCCGCGGCATGAAGCCGGCCGACGACCCCGGCATGAAGTCGCTGATGGACTCCCAGGCGCCGGTCGTCACCATCGTCGGCAAGACCAGCGACTTCCACGTCGCCGAGGTGCTGCGGGTCAGCGAGCAAGAGAACATCGACATGATCGCCGAGACCATCGCCTACTTCGTCGGCGAGGGGCGCGAGGTGATCTACGACGCCGAGCACTGCTTCGACGGGCTCAAGATCAACGAGGCCTACGCCCTGCAGACCCTCACGGCGGCCGCCGACGCCGGCGCGATGCGGATCGTGATGTGCGACACCAACGGCGGAACCATGCCGGAGGAGGTCGCCCACTACGTCAAGCTGGTGCAAGAAGCGGTCGACAAGCCGGTCGGCATCCACACGCACAACGACTGCGAGCTGGCGATCGCCAACAGCCTGGCCGCGGTGGACGCCGGCGCCACGCACGTGCAGGGCACCATCAACGGCTTTGGCGAGCGGTGCGGCAACGCCGACCTGATCAGCGTGATGGCCAATCTGGGCCTCAAGAAGAAGGGCTATCAGGTGCTGGGAGGGAAACAGACCGAGCACCTCACCGAGCTCTCCCGCTACGTGTATGAGATCGCCAACATGGGCTACCGCATCAACCAGCCGTTCGTCGGCGCCAGCGCGTTCGCCCACAAGGGCGGCATGCACGTGCACGCCGTCAACCGCGTCGCGCACAGCTACGAGCACATCCCGCCCGAGAGCGTCGGAAACGAGCGTCGGGTGCTGGTGAGCGAGCTCTCGGGCCGGTCGAACATCCTGGCGATGGCGACCAAGCTCAACCTGCAGGAGGACAAAGAGCTGATGGACCGGATCCTCCACGAGGTCGTGGAGCTGGAGAACCAGGGCTACCAGTTCGAGGCCGCCGAGGCGTCGTTCGCGCTCTTGGTGCAGCGGATCGCCGGCACCTTCGCGCCGCACTTCGAGCTGGTGAAGTACCACGTCTCGACCGAGAGCCGCGGCGGCGTTTCTTTGAATGAGGGCCCTGTAACCGAGGCGACCGTCAAGCTATCGATTGACGACGAGATCGAGCACCGCGTCGCCGAGGGGGACGGCCCGATCAACGCCCTCGACGGCGCACTCCGCAAGGCGCTCAAGGGCCGCTTCCCGGCGCTCGCCCAGATGCAGCTGGTCGACTACAAGGTCCGCGTCATCAACAGCGAGGCCGCCACCGCCGCCAGCGTCCGCGTCATCATCGAGACCCGCGACTCCGACGGCGAGACCTGGGGCACGGTCGGCGTCAACGAGAACGTCATCCAAGCCAGCTGGGACGCCCTGGTCGACAGCTTCGAGTACAAGCTAGCCAAAGAAGGCCGCGCATAG
- a CDS encoding SPFH domain-containing protein: MDSDYDAEPESELVIVEQAKRRGASLVRSILSRGPYAVALLVFGVLGFGWFVYTNCRINVPDRHIAVLTRKTGEDLTNDQELAPNAEHKGMQLQVLSEGRYFYNPYFWNWKVYPMVEIPRDKMGVRVRLYGDDLPYGDFIAKSENKNQKGIIDDVLKPGRYAINAMVIDRVTKQEVGGNRKGRSDYVEVIELWDPKIIPAGYKGIVTNLAGPMPDEPNTLLVEAGRRGPQQVTYEPGTYYKNPYLYRINSIDTRSQRFNLSKGKDMTFPSKDGFAISLDGIIEFRVIPETAALTYVTYNDVTNDADGASDISQEIINKVIMPNARAFCRLRGSNTSAREFIGGVTRTAFQTEFQRAITETCKSQGIEIVQALITKIKPPQAIAEPLRDREVNAQELKQYTQQILQQQQEAKLATEKALIEQKRELIGADRQVIEAVTLAKEEQQVALEAANRDKAVAEQKLEAARDEAEAIMSRSEAKAAVVGYQNEADAAGWQAAVAALGNDGEAYARYVLYQKLAPGYRNIMTNTADSPLMDVFRAFAPPTAAAVPGPSDPGPAE; this comes from the coding sequence ATGGATTCGGACTACGACGCGGAACCAGAATCGGAACTCGTAATCGTCGAACAAGCCAAGCGACGGGGGGCCTCGCTTGTTAGGTCGATCCTCAGCCGCGGGCCCTACGCGGTCGCGCTGCTGGTGTTTGGCGTGCTCGGCTTCGGCTGGTTCGTCTACACGAACTGCCGGATCAACGTGCCCGACCGGCACATTGCGGTGCTGACCCGCAAGACGGGCGAGGACCTGACCAACGATCAGGAGCTCGCGCCCAACGCCGAGCACAAGGGGATGCAGCTGCAGGTGCTTTCCGAAGGGAGGTACTTCTACAACCCCTACTTCTGGAACTGGAAGGTCTACCCGATGGTAGAGATCCCGCGCGACAAGATGGGCGTGCGGGTCCGGCTGTACGGCGACGACCTGCCGTACGGCGACTTCATCGCCAAGAGTGAGAACAAGAACCAGAAGGGGATCATCGACGACGTGCTCAAGCCGGGCCGGTACGCGATCAACGCGATGGTGATCGACCGCGTCACGAAGCAAGAGGTTGGCGGCAACCGCAAAGGGCGGAGCGACTACGTCGAGGTGATCGAGCTGTGGGACCCCAAGATCATCCCGGCCGGCTACAAGGGGATCGTCACGAACCTGGCGGGTCCGATGCCCGACGAGCCCAACACGCTGCTGGTCGAGGCGGGCCGCCGCGGTCCGCAGCAGGTTACCTACGAGCCCGGCACGTACTACAAGAACCCCTACCTGTACCGGATCAACTCGATCGACACGCGGTCGCAGCGGTTCAACCTGTCCAAGGGCAAGGACATGACCTTCCCGTCCAAGGACGGGTTTGCGATCTCGCTCGACGGCATCATCGAGTTCCGCGTGATCCCCGAGACCGCCGCCCTGACCTACGTCACCTACAACGACGTCACCAACGACGCCGACGGCGCCAGCGACATCTCGCAGGAGATCATCAACAAGGTGATCATGCCTAACGCCCGTGCGTTCTGCCGCCTGCGGGGGTCGAACACGTCGGCCCGCGAGTTTATCGGCGGCGTCACCCGCACCGCGTTCCAGACCGAGTTCCAACGCGCCATCACCGAGACCTGCAAGTCGCAGGGCATCGAGATCGTGCAGGCGCTGATCACGAAGATCAAGCCGCCGCAGGCGATCGCCGAGCCGCTCCGAGACCGCGAGGTAAACGCCCAAGAGCTCAAGCAGTACACGCAGCAGATTCTCCAGCAGCAGCAAGAGGCGAAGCTCGCCACCGAGAAGGCCTTGATCGAGCAGAAACGCGAGCTGATCGGCGCCGACCGGCAGGTGATCGAGGCCGTGACCCTCGCCAAGGAAGAGCAGCAGGTCGCGCTCGAGGCCGCCAACCGCGACAAGGCGGTCGCCGAGCAGAAGCTCGAGGCCGCCCGCGACGAGGCCGAGGCCATCATGTCCCGCTCCGAGGCCAAGGCCGCGGTGGTTGGCTACCAGAACGAGGCCGACGCGGCCGGCTGGCAGGCGGCGGTCGCGGCACTCGGCAACGACGGCGAGGCCTACGCCCGCTACGTGCTGTACCAGAAGCTGGCGCCCGGCTACCGCAACATTATGACCAACACGGCCGACTCGCCGCTGATGGACGTGTTCCGGGCGTTCGCACCGCCGACCGCGGCGGCCGTGCCCGGCCCGAGCGACCCCGGTCCTGCCGAGTAG
- a CDS encoding SPFH domain-containing protein translates to MSIRSIAAVAFLLIVGLGSYAWVEWTINRVYVDEGQSLMLRYKGPLVFGSRENAVPGHWAEEGQIGVLAKLRGPGRHFYCPVWWERTLVDDVVVLPGEVGVVTCKLGDDLPGGEFLVDGDIGETQFKGILRKVLHPGRYRINPYGYEVETVRLQTFTSGNTEKKSGWVEIPTGYVGVVTNLAANNLTGAKAGISEDVLPPGIYLINGREQNIDIVEVGYRHNTIQVAIKRDREGNEVFDENGEPIIADGDSGIQFPSSDGFSMHLDFTAIWGLMPEQAPHAIRTIGNVESIEEKIVLPQIDSILRNRGSEYKAVELLVGDDREKYQQESLEEFHKVLDAKQISLLYGLVRHVYIPEQVRKPIQMSFIADELTLTREQEQLTAKEEAKLREAEEQVTLASRTVEVGTKKMVAGRHAEGDREAETIRAETIRKVAAIEKETAALEAEAERVRGEAENGGKKLVEQATADRFRLAVQAFGTPAAYNNWVFASSLPDDVRLQLMYAGPGTLWTDMAKGEGGFGVRANFPLENPAPKTPPAKR, encoded by the coding sequence ATGAGTATTCGATCGATCGCCGCCGTCGCGTTCCTGCTGATTGTGGGCCTCGGCTCGTACGCCTGGGTCGAGTGGACCATCAACCGGGTCTACGTCGACGAGGGGCAGAGCCTGATGCTGCGGTACAAGGGCCCGCTCGTGTTCGGCTCGCGTGAAAACGCGGTGCCGGGCCACTGGGCCGAGGAGGGGCAGATCGGCGTGCTGGCCAAGCTGCGCGGGCCCGGCCGCCACTTCTACTGCCCCGTCTGGTGGGAGCGGACCCTGGTGGACGACGTCGTCGTGCTGCCGGGCGAGGTCGGCGTCGTGACCTGCAAGCTGGGCGACGACCTGCCCGGCGGCGAGTTCCTGGTCGACGGCGACATCGGCGAGACCCAGTTCAAGGGCATCCTCCGCAAGGTGCTGCACCCGGGCCGGTACCGCATCAACCCGTACGGCTACGAGGTCGAGACCGTCCGGCTGCAGACCTTCACCAGCGGCAACACCGAGAAGAAGTCGGGCTGGGTCGAGATCCCCACCGGCTACGTCGGCGTGGTGACCAACCTCGCGGCCAACAACCTCACCGGCGCCAAGGCGGGCATCTCCGAGGACGTGCTGCCGCCGGGAATCTACCTGATCAACGGCCGCGAGCAGAACATCGACATCGTCGAAGTCGGCTACCGGCACAACACGATCCAGGTGGCGATCAAACGCGACCGAGAAGGCAACGAGGTGTTCGACGAGAACGGCGAGCCGATCATCGCCGACGGCGACAGCGGCATCCAGTTCCCGTCGTCCGATGGCTTCTCGATGCACCTCGACTTCACCGCGATCTGGGGCCTGATGCCGGAGCAGGCTCCGCACGCCATCCGCACCATCGGCAACGTGGAATCGATCGAAGAGAAGATCGTGCTGCCGCAGATCGACTCGATCCTCCGCAACCGCGGCTCCGAGTACAAAGCGGTCGAGCTGCTGGTCGGCGACGACCGCGAGAAGTACCAGCAGGAGAGCCTCGAGGAGTTCCACAAGGTGCTCGACGCGAAGCAGATCTCATTGCTGTACGGGCTGGTGCGGCACGTCTACATTCCGGAGCAGGTCCGCAAGCCGATCCAGATGTCGTTTATCGCCGACGAGCTGACGCTGACCCGCGAGCAGGAGCAGCTCACCGCCAAGGAGGAGGCCAAGCTCCGCGAGGCGGAAGAGCAGGTGACGCTCGCCAGCCGCACGGTGGAGGTAGGTACCAAGAAGATGGTCGCGGGCCGCCACGCCGAGGGCGACCGCGAGGCCGAGACCATCCGTGCCGAGACCATCCGCAAGGTGGCCGCCATCGAGAAGGAGACCGCCGCCCTCGAGGCCGAGGCCGAACGGGTCCGAGGCGAGGCCGAGAACGGCGGCAAGAAGCTGGTTGAGCAGGCCACCGCCGACCGCTTCCGCCTGGCGGTGCAGGCGTTTGGCACCCCGGCTGCCTACAACAACTGGGTGTTCGCGTCGTCGCTGCCCGACGACGTCCGGCTGCAGCTGATGTACGCCGGGCCGGGCACGCTGTGGACCGACATGGCCAAGGGCGAGGGGGGCTTCGGCGTGCGGGCCAACTTCCCGCTCGAGAACCCCGCTCCGAAGACGCCGCCGGCGAAGCGGTAA
- a CDS encoding tetratricopeptide repeat protein has translation MATINELYDQAEELKDAGDLDGAAAKLQEILDQDPNYALGHSALAVVLQRAGKHAEAVEHAKKVCELEPSDPFSYTALSVTYQRAYAGTDEMSYIALAEEAMERSRQLQMGG, from the coding sequence ATGGCGACCATCAACGAACTGTACGACCAGGCCGAAGAGCTGAAGGACGCCGGCGACCTAGACGGCGCCGCCGCCAAGCTGCAGGAGATTCTTGACCAGGACCCCAATTACGCCCTTGGCCACTCCGCCCTGGCGGTGGTGCTGCAGCGCGCCGGCAAGCACGCCGAAGCGGTCGAGCACGCCAAGAAGGTGTGCGAGCTCGAGCCGAGTGACCCCTTCAGCTACACGGCCCTGTCGGTCACCTACCAGCGGGCGTACGCCGGCACCGACGAGATGAGCTACATAGCGCTTGCCGAAGAGGCAATGGAGCGGAGCCGCCAGCTGCAGATGGGCGGCTGA
- the argB gene encoding acetylglutamate kinase has product MQAAIEKAEQAAIEKADTLIEAMGWIREFRDKVTVIKLGGSVMEDEDALRHLLVDIVFMETVGMRPIVVHGGGAAISRAMAEAGIEPNFVQGRRYTDDATLSIVEKVLAGQINEGIATQIEAFGGRAMPLNFVGDTDNNVLYGERIALTGDGGEQLDLGHVGQVTRVDRDIIDNLCYAGQVPVIPSMCVDDDGNKYNVNADTAAMAVAQAVGAEKLVFLSDVNGVRQDKDDPNSLIHTLTSSKAKELIASGVIASGMIPKVEACLATLEKGVRKIHIIDGRLRHSLLLEVYTNTGVGTEIIGEPAAG; this is encoded by the coding sequence ATGCAAGCAGCGATCGAAAAGGCAGAGCAGGCAGCGATCGAGAAGGCCGACACCCTGATCGAGGCGATGGGCTGGATCCGCGAGTTCCGCGACAAGGTCACCGTGATCAAGCTCGGCGGCAGCGTGATGGAGGACGAGGACGCCCTGCGGCACCTGCTGGTGGACATCGTCTTTATGGAGACCGTCGGCATGCGGCCGATCGTCGTGCACGGCGGCGGAGCCGCGATCAGCCGCGCCATGGCCGAGGCCGGCATCGAGCCGAACTTCGTCCAGGGCCGGCGCTACACCGACGACGCCACGCTGAGTATCGTCGAGAAGGTGCTGGCCGGTCAAATCAACGAGGGGATCGCCACCCAGATCGAGGCCTTCGGCGGCCGCGCGATGCCGCTCAACTTTGTCGGCGACACCGACAACAACGTGCTGTACGGTGAGCGGATCGCCCTGACCGGCGACGGCGGCGAGCAGCTCGACCTGGGCCACGTTGGCCAGGTGACCCGTGTCGACCGCGACATCATCGACAACCTCTGCTACGCCGGCCAGGTGCCGGTGATCCCCTCGATGTGCGTCGACGACGACGGGAACAAATACAACGTCAACGCCGACACGGCCGCGATGGCGGTCGCCCAGGCGGTCGGGGCCGAGAAGCTGGTCTTCCTGAGCGACGTCAATGGCGTCCGACAGGACAAGGACGACCCCAACTCGCTGATCCACACGCTGACCTCGTCGAAGGCGAAGGAGCTGATCGCCAGCGGCGTCATTGCCAGCGGCATGATCCCCAAGGTCGAGGCCTGTTTGGCCACCCTCGAGAAGGGCGTCCGCAAGATCCACATCATCGACGGACGCCTGCGTCACTCGCTGCTGCTCGAGGTTTACACCAACACCGGCGTGGGCACGGAGATCATTGGCGAACCCGCTGCGGGCTAG